In Microbacterium pumilum, the following proteins share a genomic window:
- a CDS encoding DUF3105 domain-containing protein, producing the protein MTPTSQRPSDKRVSGNPATQADINLTVKQQREQKRQEKLAEYQKQLAKRRRSKLVWWVVGSAAVVVVIALIVASIVFAPKAAPTYTPGSDGADIEGVETFENVTEHVDGTVDYPQSPPAGGPHNPVWLNCGIYDQPVPNENAVHALEHGAIWVTYDASQVTGDELASLKSQLPSTYVVLSPFEGLDSPIVLSAWNHQLKLDSADDSRIPQFFEEYWRSQSAPEPTAACTGGLDAPGKQS; encoded by the coding sequence ATGACCCCGACATCCCAGCGCCCGTCCGACAAGCGCGTCAGCGGCAACCCCGCAACGCAAGCCGACATCAATCTCACCGTCAAGCAGCAGCGGGAGCAGAAGCGCCAGGAGAAGCTGGCCGAGTACCAGAAGCAGCTCGCCAAGCGCCGGCGCAGCAAGCTCGTGTGGTGGGTCGTCGGATCGGCCGCCGTCGTGGTCGTCATCGCTCTGATCGTCGCCTCCATCGTCTTCGCTCCGAAGGCGGCACCGACCTACACCCCCGGCAGTGACGGCGCGGATATCGAGGGCGTCGAAACGTTCGAGAATGTGACCGAGCACGTCGACGGCACCGTGGACTACCCCCAGTCGCCTCCGGCAGGCGGGCCGCACAACCCGGTGTGGCTCAACTGCGGCATCTACGACCAGCCTGTGCCGAACGAGAACGCCGTCCACGCTCTCGAGCACGGCGCGATCTGGGTGACGTACGACGCATCGCAGGTCACGGGTGACGAACTGGCGAGCCTGAAGAGCCAGCTGCCGTCGACGTACGTGGTCCTCTCGCCTTTCGAGGGACTCGATTCGCCGATTGTGCTGAGCGCCTGGAACCACCAGCTGAAGCTCGATTCCGCGGATGACTCGCGGATCCCGCAGTTCTTCGAGGAGTACTGGCGCAGC
- a CDS encoding nitroreductase family deazaflavin-dependent oxidoreductase: MPQVVDVVRALIAPVTRTRLFRRWGPIALPPIEAALARLTNGRVQLSGLLVPSLVLHTLGAKSGEPRDAPLMYTPDGRGRAIVAGSNFADGRHPAWTANLIAHPDAAITVRGRRMPVRASLIPDEDRDATWARIERQWPGYRGYERESGRVVRLFVLQPVREAPPG; the protein is encoded by the coding sequence ATGCCTCAAGTGGTCGACGTCGTCCGCGCACTCATCGCCCCGGTGACACGCACGCGCCTTTTCCGTCGATGGGGACCCATCGCGCTTCCGCCCATCGAAGCCGCTCTCGCGCGCCTCACCAACGGGCGTGTGCAGCTGAGCGGACTGCTCGTGCCCTCGCTCGTGCTGCACACCCTCGGCGCCAAGTCCGGCGAACCCCGCGACGCGCCACTCATGTACACGCCTGACGGGCGCGGGCGCGCCATCGTCGCCGGCAGCAACTTCGCCGACGGACGGCACCCGGCATGGACGGCGAACCTCATCGCGCATCCGGATGCCGCCATCACGGTACGCGGCCGACGCATGCCCGTCCGGGCATCCCTCATTCCCGATGAAGACCGGGACGCGACGTGGGCGCGCATCGAGCGCCAGTGGCCCGGCTATCGCGGCTACGAGCGGGAGTCCGGTCGCGTGGTGCGCCTCTTCGTGCTGCAGCCGGTGCGCGAAGCGCCGCCCGGCTGA
- a CDS encoding multidrug effflux MFS transporter, whose amino-acid sequence MLHPGDSISHGRRVVYIILLGALTALGPFTVDLYLPAFPVLMEDFQTTATMIQLTLTGTMLGFALGQLIVGPLSDKVGRRIPLLAVTALHVVASIGAALSPTLITLGIARVLMGMGAAAGGVVAMAIVRDLFGGRRLVVMLSRLALVSGVAPVAAPLIGSALLAVMPWRGIFVVLAIYGAVMLVCAIFLVPETLPKARRSDRGSTTVLQRYKSVLSDRVFIGVLIIGAMTFSGLFSYLSSSSFLFQSTFDFDAQQYGLLFAVNSLGVVLGVQAASRLAARFGPQWVMAFSTAVLVVASASIIVLDQLGAGIWGVMIPLFFFMTACGFTFPCVQVLALDRHGKAAGTAASLIGATNFGVAGLIAPIVGWIARDAGITPTTMALVMTGCAIIGIVSLWAIVRPRTIGLLTP is encoded by the coding sequence ATGCTTCACCCGGGCGACTCGATCTCACACGGGCGCAGGGTGGTCTACATCATCCTGCTCGGTGCGCTGACGGCGCTCGGACCGTTCACCGTCGACCTCTATCTGCCGGCGTTCCCGGTGCTGATGGAGGACTTCCAGACGACCGCCACGATGATCCAGCTCACCCTCACGGGCACGATGCTGGGCTTCGCACTCGGGCAGCTCATCGTCGGGCCGCTCAGCGACAAGGTGGGCCGCCGCATCCCGTTGCTCGCCGTGACGGCGCTGCACGTCGTCGCCAGCATCGGAGCAGCGTTGTCTCCGACTCTGATCACCCTGGGCATCGCACGCGTGCTCATGGGAATGGGCGCGGCCGCCGGCGGCGTCGTCGCGATGGCGATCGTCCGCGACCTGTTCGGCGGACGCCGCCTCGTTGTCATGCTGTCGCGACTGGCCCTCGTCTCCGGAGTCGCGCCCGTCGCCGCACCGCTCATCGGGTCGGCACTGCTGGCGGTGATGCCGTGGCGCGGCATCTTCGTGGTGCTCGCGATCTACGGCGCGGTCATGCTGGTGTGCGCGATCTTCCTGGTGCCCGAGACGCTCCCCAAGGCGCGGCGCAGTGATCGCGGCAGCACGACCGTCCTGCAGCGGTACAAGAGCGTCCTGTCGGACCGCGTGTTCATCGGAGTTCTGATCATCGGCGCCATGACCTTCAGCGGTCTGTTCTCGTACCTCTCGAGCTCGTCGTTCCTGTTCCAGAGCACGTTCGACTTCGACGCTCAGCAGTATGGACTGCTCTTCGCGGTCAACTCGCTCGGCGTCGTACTGGGCGTGCAGGCGGCATCGCGGCTCGCCGCACGGTTCGGTCCGCAGTGGGTCATGGCATTCTCGACCGCGGTGCTGGTCGTCGCATCCGCCTCGATCATCGTGCTCGATCAGCTCGGTGCAGGCATCTGGGGCGTCATGATCCCGCTCTTCTTCTTCATGACGGCGTGCGGTTTCACGTTCCCCTGCGTACAGGTGCTGGCTCTGGATCGACATGGCAAGGCCGCGGGCACAGCGGCGTCGCTCATCGGTGCGACGAACTTCGGGGTCGCGGGTCTCATCGCCCCGATCGTGGGATGGATCGCGCGGGATGCCGGCATCACGCCGACGACGATGGCGCTTGTCATGACCGGCTGCGCGATCATCGGCATCGTCTCGCTCTGGGCGATCGTGCGCCCGCGCACCATCGGGCTGCTCACCCCCTGA
- a CDS encoding phosphatase PAP2 family protein: MEPARTSLRMSSRAAVFVVGGLLIAASCLLGAWIFIRGVEPFAIDTWWNDVLAAWVSPFMLGFSQVMNFLGGGWFGTLAVPLGGAVALILVKRPWSAAYFLTAETATAGCVQLLKHAFGRARPEDIIVVSDYGSYPSGHVANATTIAVAAVTLFPRLWVAVVGATWVLLMALSRTYLHAHWLSDTLGGMLVGAGTALVVAGFFATVIARERVDAAPAPPSLG; this comes from the coding sequence ATGGAACCCGCGCGCACGTCTCTCCGCATGTCGTCTCGGGCGGCGGTCTTCGTCGTCGGGGGACTGCTGATCGCGGCGTCGTGCCTGCTCGGCGCCTGGATCTTCATCCGCGGTGTGGAGCCGTTCGCGATCGACACGTGGTGGAACGACGTGCTCGCCGCATGGGTCTCGCCCTTCATGCTCGGCTTCTCGCAGGTGATGAACTTCCTGGGCGGGGGATGGTTCGGCACACTCGCGGTGCCACTCGGCGGCGCGGTCGCCCTCATCCTGGTCAAGCGTCCCTGGTCGGCGGCATACTTCCTCACAGCGGAGACAGCCACTGCGGGGTGCGTCCAGCTCCTGAAGCACGCCTTCGGCAGAGCCAGACCCGAAGACATCATCGTGGTGTCGGACTACGGGTCGTATCCGTCAGGGCACGTTGCCAACGCGACGACGATCGCGGTGGCGGCGGTGACCCTGTTTCCGCGACTCTGGGTCGCGGTGGTGGGTGCGACGTGGGTGCTGCTGATGGCACTCAGCCGCACCTACCTGCACGCTCATTGGCTGAGCGACACTCTGGGAGGCATGCTCGTCGGTGCCGGCACCGCGCTCGTCGTCGCGGGGTTCTTCGCAACGGTCATCGCCCGAGAACGAGTGGATGCCGCGCCCGCGCCGCCGTCGCTAGGCTGA
- a CDS encoding nitroreductase family deazaflavin-dependent oxidoreductase, giving the protein MTSAVDVVRTVIAPLTRTAWWRKLAPIVLPPIERLLSRVSRGRFQLSGIIVPSLMLHTIGAKSGEPRDAPLMYTADGRGRAIVAGTNWAGAKHPAWTANLLAHPDADITVRGRRMAVHATLIPDEERDATWALMEAQWPDYRDYERDSGRTARIFILQPVHRPSGAAESAP; this is encoded by the coding sequence ATGACCAGTGCCGTCGACGTGGTCCGCACCGTGATCGCGCCTCTCACCCGCACGGCGTGGTGGCGCAAGCTGGCGCCGATCGTGCTGCCTCCGATCGAGCGGTTGCTCTCTCGCGTCTCGCGTGGGCGCTTCCAGCTCAGCGGCATCATCGTGCCCTCCCTCATGCTCCACACGATCGGCGCGAAGTCGGGCGAGCCACGCGACGCTCCGCTGATGTACACGGCCGACGGCAGAGGACGTGCGATCGTCGCGGGCACCAACTGGGCGGGAGCGAAGCACCCGGCGTGGACGGCGAATCTGCTCGCGCATCCGGATGCCGATATCACCGTCCGCGGACGCCGCATGGCCGTGCACGCCACCCTCATCCCGGATGAGGAGCGAGACGCCACCTGGGCGCTCATGGAGGCCCAGTGGCCCGATTATCGCGACTATGAGCGGGACTCCGGCCGGACGGCGAGGATCTTCATCCTGCAGCCTGTCCACAGGCCATCCGGCGCCGCGGAGAGCGCACCGTAG